GCATGACTGTTTTCGGCGTTTTTGGCAGAGTCACTTTCGGAACTCGCCTGTTGTGCCTGTTTCAGATAATCGATTTGTGGTGATTCATTTGTGTAATAATGAATGCCGATATCGGGTGTCATCGCGATGGTCAGGCCCATCGCCAGAATGATGGTCGGGCTGAGCAGGACGTATTTCCATTTGCCTTCAAACTTGAGGTGCATGAAATAAATCATAACGAACAGCGCCTTGGCACAGGCGATGGCCAGCACGATCAACGCCACTAAAACGACGCCGTTTAATCCGATGAAATTTTTCTCTTTTAAATCAATAACATCAAACACGATCGACAGAGCCGTACAGATACAGAGGGCAAAGAAGATCGTCGAGTATTTGACGTACGAGTGAGCTGGTGATTCAGACATCGTGTAATAACTCTCAAAAAGATCAACGGGCAGATTGACGCGTAGGTGTTTTCTGCGAACTCATATGATTTCAACTCGTTCAAATAATGTAAATCAGTGGGAACAGGAAGATCCAGACCAGGTCCACAAAGTGCCAATACAGGCCGATGTTTTCGACATAGTCATTCCATTTCTCACAAAGTCGTTTTCCCTGGACCAATACAATCAGGAACAGAATCATGCCAATGACGACATGCAGTGCATGAAATCCGGTCAGCAGGAAGTAAACGGAAGCGAACAGGTTTCCGTAGATAATCGGTTGCAAGTGATGCACGGGGGCGAGGAAGGCACCGTATTCCGGATTTTTCTTGAGTGTCTCGAGTTCCTGATTCATCTCGGGCAGTGTGATCGATTCATCGAGGGCCTGCTTATTTAATTCCCGGTATTTGTTATCGAGGGCAAAGAACGCGGTGAGTTCTTTTTTTCGAGCTGCGGAAGTGTCTGGCGAGTCCAGTTCTGTCCGCAGTTGTTGTTGGAGTTCTTCGACGGGCGTTTCGAGCGCTTCCGTTTTTTCGTCGGCGACTCCAGACAATTCGACTGTTTCTTCGGGATTCGCAGGCTCTGCTTTTTCCGGTAGTTTGGAGTTGGCCAGTGCGATCGTGCGGTTATCAACGACCTGTTTCATTTCCCGCATCGATTTATCAATAGCCATTTGCGGCGTTTCGGGAATGTGACCGGGCAGTATATCGTATTCAAATTTGCCCGAATATTCGTAGGCCTTGATGCCGAGAAAGACACAGGCCAGCAGTAAAACCAGAAACAGATAGCGGCGAGCTTTGGCAAAGTCTTCCGCTTTCATGCCTTCCAGTGCGACGACAACAAAGTAACTGGAGAGAATCAGGACGAAGGTATTCAGTCCGCCTGCCCAGACATGGATGTGCGTAATTTCGGCATCGGTGGGCCAGCCGGGAGAACCAGCGCGGAGCACGATGTAAGCGCCAATGAAGGCAGAGAAGAACATGATTTCTGTTGCCAGAAACAGCCACATGCCTAACTTGGAATGTGGTATGGGAAGCCCCATGCGATATTGTGGTGAATTACTTTCGTGACTCATTGGTATCTTTCACTTCACAGTTGCGCAACCAGCGGTTGGTCTCTGAAACGGTCTCTTGTGGAACAATCAGTTAAAAAGTTGTAATCGATCCCAGGTCAGTGTTAACAGCATAATGGGGAGATAAACCAGTGAAAACCAGATTAACTCCCGGGCTGTTTTCCGGGATTCATCAATTAAAAATCGAATCGAAAAGATCAGATAGCCAACTCCGAGTACAAACGCGACGGCGGAATACAGTGTACCCGCGAGGGAGACATACTGCGGAAGCAGGCTGACAGGAATCAGCAGTGTGGCATAGATCACGCACATCCAGCCGACCGTGCCGCG
This window of the Gimesia fumaroli genome carries:
- a CDS encoding cytochrome C oxidase subunit IV family protein, with amino-acid sequence MSESPAHSYVKYSTIFFALCICTALSIVFDVIDLKEKNFIGLNGVVLVALIVLAIACAKALFVMIYFMHLKFEGKWKYVLLSPTIILAMGLTIAMTPDIGIHYYTNESPQIDYLKQAQQASSESDSAKNAENSHAQ
- a CDS encoding cytochrome c oxidase subunit 3, whose translation is MSHESNSPQYRMGLPIPHSKLGMWLFLATEIMFFSAFIGAYIVLRAGSPGWPTDAEITHIHVWAGGLNTFVLILSSYFVVVALEGMKAEDFAKARRYLFLVLLLACVFLGIKAYEYSGKFEYDILPGHIPETPQMAIDKSMREMKQVVDNRTIALANSKLPEKAEPANPEETVELSGVADEKTEALETPVEELQQQLRTELDSPDTSAARKKELTAFFALDNKYRELNKQALDESITLPEMNQELETLKKNPEYGAFLAPVHHLQPIIYGNLFASVYFLLTGFHALHVVIGMILFLIVLVQGKRLCEKWNDYVENIGLYWHFVDLVWIFLFPLIYII